TGGAGGGTAGATATAGGTATTCCTTACCATGAATTCTTTAAGAATATCATTCTGTATAGTTCCCGAGAGTTTTTCTTTGGTTACCCCTTGTTCTTCCGCAGCTACAATGTAAAAAGCCATTATTGGGAGCACTGCTCCGTTCATCGTCATGGAAACGGACATTTTATCCAATGGGATTCCATCGAACAAAACTTTCATATCTTCAACGGAATCAATGGCAACCCCTGCTTTTCCTACATCGCCCACCACACGTTCGTTGTCACTATCATAACCTCTATGGGTAGGAAGGTCAAAGGCTACGGAAAGCCCTTTTTGACCAGCCTCCAAATTTCTTCTATAAAACGCGTTGCTTTCCTCCGCTGTGGAAAAACCGGCATATTGACGAATTGTCCATGGCCTGCGGACATACATGGTGGAGTAGGGCCCACGAAGAAAAGGCGCAATTCCTGCCGCAAAGTTCATGGAGTTCTTCTTTATCTGTCCATTACTGGAAGATGTTAATTCGAGATTTTCAAATTTTTTTCTACTCATCGCTTAATCTTTTTTGTTCCAATGCTTCCGCTAATCGTTTCTCAACGATAGGCTCTATGATTGTTTTTCTAGGTTTAATTTTAACGAAAGGGTAGAGGTCTAGGCTATCCTTCATTTTATCATCTAGATTTTCGAACTTATTGGTTCCTACCAGTGTAGTCTGCTTTTTTTCAAAGAGCTGCTCTTCCTTTGCAGCACTCTCTTTTACTTTTCTTTGAATGTTTCCTTTTTTAAGTTCATTTAAAAAGCCGCCAGAGTTTTCAATCTGTTTAAAGAGTTCCAAGGCTTTTTCTGCCAATTGATGCGTTAAGACTTCTACATAATAAGAACCCTCCGCTACTTTTGAAGCTTGGTCAAAATAGCTTTCTTCTTTTAATAGTAATAATTGATTTCGTGCAATGCGTTCCGCAAATTCGTTGTCCTTATGATAAATGGCATCATAAGGTAAACTCAAAACAGTATCTGCGCCACCTAGGATGGCAGACATGTATTCTGATGTGGTACGAAGCATATTTACATTATAATCGTACAATGTTTTGTTGCGCTTGGACGGAATTGCCAAAATATGGCAATCATCGCTTATATCGTAAGTTTCCGAAATGCTTTTCCAGAGCCATCGTAACGCTCTTAATTTTGCTATTTCAAAGAAGTAGTTACCACTTACTGAAACTTTAAAAATAATAGGCTGCGATTTTTCTGCTTTGGTTAAGTCGTTATTTTGAAAGTAATTTAGATACTCATTGGCGTGGGCCAATCCATAGGCCAATTGTTGCACTGCATTGGCACCAGAATTTTGGTACAATGAAGTATCAACGGCAATGGAACTAATATTTCCATTCTTTAAAGCAAGGTTGTAAATATTCTCTAAAAGAGTATGGTCTTCTTCAAGATTATGAAACCAATTTCCAGTTCTAGAAAGATTACCGATAATATCAAAGTTAAGATGTATCGTTGCCTTTTTTCCGTTTAAAAAAACCAGTAATTTTCTTACTATAACACTATCCAAAAATTGAAACTCCAAATGAATTGGTATGCTCTCTAAATCAATATTGGAGAAAAGTATTTCAAAGTCAACATTATCATTGGGAATCGTGAACAAGATGCTCTCAGTTCCTTTGGCTATGCTGGTAATCGCCTTGGTGTTCGCTTTTTTGGAGTCACCTGCATAAATGGATTGTGCAACGCTCCAGTGATGATCATTAGGTAGTTTAAAGGTCTTTAGTCCTTCCAAATCCTCGACACTATAAAAGGGCTTTACTTTTACACCTTCCAAAGATTCCCAAACCAATGTTTTCGTGTAATCTGCCCCTTTTAGATCTACTTGGATTTTCTGCTTCCATTGTTTGGCCGAAACTTCTGGAAATTCGCTGAATAAATCTTCTTTAATCATTTTTTTTGGTCTTTAGGCTATCCTCGTATTCGATTAAGAAAATTTCTTCGTTTTCTTTTTTCATGTAGTATTTTTCACGGGCGAATTTTTCTAGCTCGCTTTTACTGGATAGTTTTTTAAGTATTTCTTTGTCTTTTTCGATTTCTCCTTGCAAAAAATCTTTTTGCTTTTCCAGTTTCTTGACTTCATTTCGAAGTTCTAAATGAATCATCAGGGAGTTAGTATCAAAAAAAGTCATCCAAATCACAAAAATTGTCAATACCAGGACATACATGTTTGTCATGACCTTGAACCATTTTTTTTGTTTTAGATTTTTTAGTCCCATACCCTCAGTTTAACCTGTCGTTTATAATAGTTCGCACCATATCGACCGCAACGGTATTGTAGTGGTTATTGGGAATAATGATGTCCGCAAACTCTTTTGAGGGTTCTATAAATTGTTGATGCATGGGTTTTACTGCGGTTTGATACCTTGTCAACGCTTTTTCCAAATCGTGGCCACGTTCTCGTATATCCCTTTGCAATCTTCTTATTAAGCGTTCGTCAGAATCAGCATGTACGTAGATTTTTATATCGAACATTTTTCGTAATTCTGGATTGCTCAACACCAAAATACCTTCTACGATCATAACTTTTCTTGGTTGGGTCAAAATAGTTTCCCCCAATCGTGTTTCTTCAACAAAAGAATATATGGGTTTATGTATGGATTTACCCTGTCTTAGTTGTTTAAGATGTGATATCAATAAGTCAAAGTCTATGGAATTGGGGTGGTCAAAATTTACTTTTCCACGTTCCTCCTTATCCATATGAGAAAGGTCATTATAATAGGAATCCTGCGAAATAACACCTACCTCATTCTCTGGAAGTTCCTGTACTATTTGATTTACTACTGTGGTTTTTCCACAACCTGTACCCCCTGCAATTCCTAAAATCAGCATAATATTGTTTAAATCTCAAAAATAAGCATTTGATAAGATTTTTCTGTTCGCCAAAATCAAGTGCATAGTTAGCGAGTGTTGTTAAAAAAATGAATGACTAATATCATAATTCACAAAAGTTTATCATACTAGTTTTGTCTGGTATTAAGGCTTTAATCTTATATTTATCTAGATAACCTAAGGCAATAATTTTTATGGAAAATCCCTATGTAATCAAGGTCAATGAAAATTTTGATTTTCAATTTTCAGAAGACGAAATTTCTTCTTTGGACATGTTTAAAACCGGAGAAGACGAGTACCATTTATTAAAAGATGGTGTGTCTTACCACATTCAGATTGTAAATGCAGACTTCAACAACAAATCCTATACTGTTAAAATAAACGGTAGTGAGTGTCGGGCGTTCATACAGACACCTTTGGATGAGCTTATCAATAAAATGGGTTTTGCGACCAATGGCGCTAAAAATATAGATTCTATTTCAGCACCAATGCCAGGGCTCATTTTGGATATATCTGTTAAGCAGGGTGACGAGGTAAAAGAGGATGAACAACTGTTGGTGCTCGAAGCCATGAAAATGGAAAATAGCATTACGTCACCAAGAAACGGTGTTATTAAAAACATAGCCGTTACCCAAGGTGAAGCTGTAGAGAAAAAACAATTATTGATTGAATTTGAATAGGTCAACTATGAAAAAAATATTGGTTGCAAATCGTGGTGAAATCGCGGTACGGGTCATGAAGACTGCAAAAAAAATGGGAATACGTACCGTAGCCGTATTTTCTGAAGTGGATAGAAACGCACCTCATGTGCGGTTTGCAGATGAAGCTGTCTGTATAGGTGAAGCACCTTCCAACAAATCATATCTATTAGGAGACAAAATTATTGAGGTTGCCCTAAAGTTAAATGTTGATGGAATCCATCCGGGCTACGGGTTTTTAAGTGAAAATGCAGATTTTGCAGAGGCTGTTGAAAAAAATGGGCTCACCTTTATTGGTCCAAAATCCAAAGCAATTCGCGTAATGGGGAGTAAGCTAGCTGCCAAAGAAGCAGTAAAGGCCTACGATATTCCTATGGTACCAGGCATAGATGAGGCCATTACCGATGTTTCAAAAGCCAAAGAAATTGCCAACGAGATAGGATATCCCGTCTTGATCAAAGCTTCTGCAGGTGGTGGTGGAAAGGGCATGCGAGTCGTTGACAAGGAAGAGGACTTGGAATCTCAAATGGAGCGTGCCATAAGTGAGGCCACATCTGCATTTGGTGACGGTTCTGTTTTTGTGGAGAAATATGTTACCTCCCCAAGACACGTAGAAATTCAAGTAATGGCCGATACCCATGGAAATGTGTTGCACTTTTTTGAACGGGAATGTAGTATCCAAAGGCGTCACCAAAAGGTTGTAGAAGAAGCCCCATCATCGGTTTTGACTCCAGAGTTACGAGAAGTTATGGGGGTAGCTGCGACTAAAGTGGCCAAAGCATGTGATTATGTTGGGGCGGGAACCGTAGAATTTTTGATGGATGCCGATTTAAATTTCTACTTTTTGGAAATGAATACCAGATTACAGGTAGAGCATCCCGTTACCGAACTTATCTCTGGCGTTGATTTAGTGGAATTACAGATAAAAGTAGCTAGGGGAGAAGAACTATCCTTAAAACAAGAAGATTTAAAAATAAACGGCCATGCCATGGAATTGCGTGTATATGCCGAAGACCCCTTAAACGATTTTCTTCCCAGTGTTGGTACGCTGGAAGTCTATGAACTTCCTGAAGGCGAGGGAATACGTGTAGATAACGGTTTTGAAGAAGGAATGGATATTCCGATTTACTATGATCCCATGCTTTCAAAATTAACAACCTATGGTAGAACCCGTGAGGAAGCTATTGAACTCATGTTGGACGCTATAAAGGATTACAAGATCAAAGGCGTCCAAACTACACTGCCTTTCGGTACGTTTGTTATGGAGCACGAAGCATTCAGGTCTGGAAATTTTGATACACATTTTGTAAAAGATTATTATTCCCCAGAAATTCTTAAACAAAAGAATACTGAAGAAGCAAAAATAGCGGCCATGGTCGCACTGCAACAATATCTAGAAGACCAAAAAATTATAAAATTACCGACAAACTGATTCGTATGGATTCCAAAATAAAAATTTTAAAGGATAAGATAGCCGAAGCCCACTTGGGAGGTGGTGAAAAACGGATTGAAAAGCAGCACCAAAAGAAAAAATTAACAGCAAGAGAACGTATAGACTACCTATTGGACGAAGGCTCTTTTGAGGAAATGGGAATCTTGGTAACCCACCGTACCACTGACTTTGGTATGGACAAGGAAGTGTATTATGGCGATGGGGTCGTAACCGGTTACGGAACTATAAATGGGCGACTGGTTTATGTTTATGCGCAAGACTTTACGGTTTTTGGTGGAGCTCTGTCCGAAACCCATGCAGAAAAGATTTGCAAGGTGATGGATTTGGCCATGAAGGTAGGAGCACCAATCATTGGATTGAATGATTCTGGTGGTGCCCGTATTCAGGAGGGTGTAAAGTCGCTGGGCGGTTATGCCGATATATTTTACAGAAATGTACAAGCTTCGGGAGCAATCCCACAGATATCTGCCGTAATGGGTCCATGTGCTGGTGGTGCAGTCTATTCTCCGGCCATGACAGATTTTATTGTGATGGTAGAAGAGACCAGCTACATGTTCGTTACAGGTCCAAATGTGGTAAAAACGGTAACCAATGAAACGGTGACCTCAGAAGAGCTGGGCGGTGCCAGTACACATGCCATTAAATCCGGGGTGGCCCATAAAACCTCTTCCAATGATGCTGCCTGTTTGAACGATATTCGAAAATTGTTGGATTATTTACCTCAAAATAGTTCTGAAACTCCCAAACTAAAACCATATGAACTGGGAGATGAGATACGAGAACAACTTTCAGGAATTGTACCCGACAATCCCAATAAACCCTACGATATGCACGACGTTATCGATGGGATTATCGATGAAGACTCATTTTATGAAATTCATAAAGACTATGCGGAAAATATTATTGTAGGTTTCGCAAGATTGGGTGGAAGGAGTGTTGGTATCATAGCCAACCAACCCATGTTTTTGGCAGGAGTATTGGGCGTAAAGAGCTCCAGAAAAGCAGCGCGTTTTACTAGATTTTGCGATGCATTTAATATTCCATTATTGGTATTGGTCGATGTGCCAGGATTTTTACCGGGAACAGATCAAGAATGGGAAGGGATTATTATGCACGGAGCAAAACTTTTATATGCCCTTAGTGAAGCTACTGTTCCAAGAATTACGGTCATTACCAGAAAAGCTTATGGTGGTGCCTATGACGTTATGAACTCCAAGCATATCGGTGCAGATTTCAATTTTGCATGGCCCAATGCGGAAATTGCTGTAATGGGTGCCAAAGGGGCAAGCGAAATTATTTTTAGGAGGGAAATTGCCTCGGCAGAGAATCCTACCGAAAAATTGGCAGAAAAAGAAGCGGAATATGCTGATAAGTTTGCCAATCCATACCGTGCGGCAAGACGCGGTTTCATAGACGAGGTTATATTGCCAGAAGATACAAGGCGCAAATTATTAAAGGCTTTTGCCATGTTGGCGAATAAAGAAGTGCAAGTTCCAAAAAAGAAGCACGGCAATATACCTTTGTAGCTAATGTAAGATGGTAATCAATATTGATTCTGATCCGACCAAAATCCTTGATTTTTCTACACAGAAAAGTAAAGGGTGTTTTGGCCTTATCTGGTGCAAGGACGGCATGCCAAGAAGAGTAACAAGGCTCAAAGGAAAAGATGAAAACGGGATACTCTACATTGGTAAAGCTGACGTGATCTTGGATAGGGTAAGTTCTTTCCAAAAAACAATTTTTGAAGTGTTTTATAATCGGCGAAATATTTCGATAAACAAAGGACATCAAACGTTTAGCAAGAAATTTTATCGAATCAAGGATACCTTTGATATCAACGACCTGAAGATAAAGATTTGGGTCAGTCTTTTTGATGACCCTGAGCATGTAAAAAGTTTTCTTCTGGAACAATACGTCACTAAATTTTTGGAACTCCCCCCGTTAAACGGGCAGTATGGTAAGTTTGATTTGGATAAAATCAATCATAAAGAACATATTTCTATTGATCTTTTATAGTTTTTTAAAGATTGTAGAAGTGTAGGCATTTTTGTTCAAATACATGATATATACTTCATATGGTGCGAATATTTACTATATTGCACCATATATGATATTCGTATGGATACAATTAGAAAATCAATCACTTTTACAAATCAACAGGACAACTGGATAAAACTTAGGGTAAAAAATGGTGACTTTACTAATGATAGCGAATACATTCGTGATTTAGTTAGAAAAGATCAGCAACAGAACATGAAACTTTTGGAGCTTAAAAATGCGATTGATGAAGGTCTGCAAAGTGGTAAAAGTCCCTTAAAGATAAGTGAGATTATAGCGAAAGTAGATAATGGCAAGTTATAGCCTATCTACAAGAGCCCAATACGACTTGGTCGGAATCTATAAATATGGTATTAAGTATTTTGGGCAGAACCAAGCAACAACATATTTGCATGAACTCGAGAAGTTTTTGCTAGAACTTTCCAATAGGCAAGAACTCGCAAAAGATGCAACTTTTATTTCCAACGCATTAAAATACTATAATTTCAAAGCACATGTAGTCTTTTTTCAATTTGATGATAATAATGAAATCTACGTAGTACGAGTTTTAGGCAAGCGAATGAACTTCATTGAACATTTATAACAGTTAAAAAGAACTTTATAAATACTATCTAAAAAAGCTTCACCACTCGCTAGGGTATACCTAGTTTTGCATCATGCAAAAAGAAAATCAGAAGCCTAACTTTGAATTTATCGCATTAATGGCTGCATTGATGTCGATCGTGGCACTTTCCATAGATGCTTTGTTACCGGCAATCCCAAATATTGGAGAGGCCATAAAAAGTACGGATGCTACGGATAACCAAATGCTCATCACCATGATTTTTCTTGGTTTGGGCGTAGGGCAGTTATTTTTTGGCCCACTTTCAGATTGTTATGGAAGAAAACCTGTAGTGTATTTGGGAATGCTGGTATTTGGTATTGCCAGCGTTATTTGTATCGTAGCTCCAAGTTTGGAATGGATGGTTTTTGGCAGAATACTTCAAGGAATAGGTTTGTCCACTGCAAGAACTATCGCAATTGCTATTATCCGTGATACGTACAAAGGTGATTATATGGCACGGGTCATGTCTTTTGTAACCGCGTTTTTTATTTTGGTTCCGATTGTTGCACCTGCCATTGGGAAAGTTATTCTGGATGCATTTAATTGGCAAGCTATTTTTTATATGCAATTGGGCTGCACGTTCTTAGTTGGAGTATGGTTTTGGAAACGTCAACCAGAAACGTTACGTCCAGAATATAAGATTCCGATAACCACCCATATGTTCACCGATGGATTGAAGGAGTTTTTACGGTATCGTGAAACGGTTGCATTCACTTTTGTCTCGGGATTGGTAACAGGAGCTTTTTTGGTGTATTTAAGTGCATCGCAACATATTTTTGAAGACCTGTACAATTTGAAGGATACATTTCCGTACATTTTTGCCGGGTTGTCTGTTTCTATAGGACTTTCTACATTTTCCAACGGTAAGCTGGTACTTCGTTTCGGTATGCGCAAATTGTCGTTTATGGCACTTATCGCTTTTTGTGGTAACGCTACGTTGTTCGTGCTTTTATTCTGGGGTTCTCCAAATCCCAGTGTATTCATTTTAGTTATATTTCTATTTTTACAATTCTTTTGCCTAGGCTTTATGTGGGGCAATTTTCGATCTATTGCAATGGAACCCATTGGTCATATTGCGGGAATAGGAGCGGCAATCAACGGTTTTGTGTCCACTGTTATTTCGGTGCCCATTGCGTCTTTTATCGGGAATTTTGTTGAAGATAGGGTTTTGCCCCTTTTTATAGGTTTGGCACTCTGTGGATTTGCTTCACTAGCGATATTTATGATGATAAAAAAGACCAAGAGATTGGTGACATCAAAATCATAAAAACAATTATTCGGGATAAAAGATTGAGCCACTCGAAGAATCTTGACTTGCACCGGTTACAGAGCTGAGCACATTTGTTTTTTCTTCTAAACGTAAAACCCCCATTAATGCAAAGACCAATGCTTCTTTAAAAGCAATCAATTGTTTATTTGGAACAATCACTTCTACCGTTGTTCCAAGTTTTTCTCTCAACGTTTCCATAAAGAACAGGTTAAAGGCTCCACCACCTGCCACAAAAAGTTTATGATGCTCCTTTGTTGCATATTTGTGTACTTCATTGGCTATTTGCTCACAATTGTGGTGTATGAAAGTATGGAGCAGATCAATATCGGAAGCCTTAGAAGCTGAAATTAAGGGAACCACCTGTTCGGTGAAAAACTCATACCCCGTAGATTTCGGGTAGGGTAGTTGGTAGTATTCCAATTGATCGAGTTTTTTCAAGAGCACTTTATCCAAAGCTCCGCTTTTTGCTAATTGCCCGCCTTCATCATAAGCAAACCCCATGTTTTCGGTAATATAATTTAGGGGCATATTGGCCAATCCAATATCATATGCAATTCGTTTTCCATCCTTTTCAAAAGATATATTGCTGATACCTCCCAGATTCAGGCAGAAATCATATTCATGAAACAAGAGTCGGTCGCCAATAGGAACCAAAGGGGCCCCTTGACCTT
The nucleotide sequence above comes from Flagellimonas sp. HMM57. Encoded proteins:
- a CDS encoding methylmalonyl-CoA mutase subunit beta codes for the protein MIKEDLFSEFPEVSAKQWKQKIQVDLKGADYTKTLVWESLEGVKVKPFYSVEDLEGLKTFKLPNDHHWSVAQSIYAGDSKKANTKAITSIAKGTESILFTIPNDNVDFEILFSNIDLESIPIHLEFQFLDSVIVRKLLVFLNGKKATIHLNFDIIGNLSRTGNWFHNLEEDHTLLENIYNLALKNGNISSIAVDTSLYQNSGANAVQQLAYGLAHANEYLNYFQNNDLTKAEKSQPIIFKVSVSGNYFFEIAKLRALRWLWKSISETYDISDDCHILAIPSKRNKTLYDYNVNMLRTTSEYMSAILGGADTVLSLPYDAIYHKDNEFAERIARNQLLLLKEESYFDQASKVAEGSYYVEVLTHQLAEKALELFKQIENSGGFLNELKKGNIQRKVKESAAKEEQLFEKKQTTLVGTNKFENLDDKMKDSLDLYPFVKIKPRKTIIEPIVEKRLAEALEQKRLSDE
- a CDS encoding septum formation initiator family protein, which translates into the protein MGLKNLKQKKWFKVMTNMYVLVLTIFVIWMTFFDTNSLMIHLELRNEVKKLEKQKDFLQGEIEKDKEILKKLSSKSELEKFAREKYYMKKENEEIFLIEYEDSLKTKKND
- the udk gene encoding uridine kinase, with amino-acid sequence MLILGIAGGTGCGKTTVVNQIVQELPENEVGVISQDSYYNDLSHMDKEERGKVNFDHPNSIDFDLLISHLKQLRQGKSIHKPIYSFVEETRLGETILTQPRKVMIVEGILVLSNPELRKMFDIKIYVHADSDERLIRRLQRDIRERGHDLEKALTRYQTAVKPMHQQFIEPSKEFADIIIPNNHYNTVAVDMVRTIINDRLN
- a CDS encoding acetyl-CoA carboxylase biotin carboxyl carrier protein subunit translates to MENPYVIKVNENFDFQFSEDEISSLDMFKTGEDEYHLLKDGVSYHIQIVNADFNNKSYTVKINGSECRAFIQTPLDELINKMGFATNGAKNIDSISAPMPGLILDISVKQGDEVKEDEQLLVLEAMKMENSITSPRNGVIKNIAVTQGEAVEKKQLLIEFE
- the accC gene encoding acetyl-CoA carboxylase biotin carboxylase subunit; this encodes MKKILVANRGEIAVRVMKTAKKMGIRTVAVFSEVDRNAPHVRFADEAVCIGEAPSNKSYLLGDKIIEVALKLNVDGIHPGYGFLSENADFAEAVEKNGLTFIGPKSKAIRVMGSKLAAKEAVKAYDIPMVPGIDEAITDVSKAKEIANEIGYPVLIKASAGGGGKGMRVVDKEEDLESQMERAISEATSAFGDGSVFVEKYVTSPRHVEIQVMADTHGNVLHFFERECSIQRRHQKVVEEAPSSVLTPELREVMGVAATKVAKACDYVGAGTVEFLMDADLNFYFLEMNTRLQVEHPVTELISGVDLVELQIKVARGEELSLKQEDLKINGHAMELRVYAEDPLNDFLPSVGTLEVYELPEGEGIRVDNGFEEGMDIPIYYDPMLSKLTTYGRTREEAIELMLDAIKDYKIKGVQTTLPFGTFVMEHEAFRSGNFDTHFVKDYYSPEILKQKNTEEAKIAAMVALQQYLEDQKIIKLPTN
- a CDS encoding acyl-CoA carboxylase subunit beta, whose product is MDSKIKILKDKIAEAHLGGGEKRIEKQHQKKKLTARERIDYLLDEGSFEEMGILVTHRTTDFGMDKEVYYGDGVVTGYGTINGRLVYVYAQDFTVFGGALSETHAEKICKVMDLAMKVGAPIIGLNDSGGARIQEGVKSLGGYADIFYRNVQASGAIPQISAVMGPCAGGAVYSPAMTDFIVMVEETSYMFVTGPNVVKTVTNETVTSEELGGASTHAIKSGVAHKTSSNDAACLNDIRKLLDYLPQNSSETPKLKPYELGDEIREQLSGIVPDNPNKPYDMHDVIDGIIDEDSFYEIHKDYAENIIVGFARLGGRSVGIIANQPMFLAGVLGVKSSRKAARFTRFCDAFNIPLLVLVDVPGFLPGTDQEWEGIIMHGAKLLYALSEATVPRITVITRKAYGGAYDVMNSKHIGADFNFAWPNAEIAVMGAKGASEIIFRREIASAENPTEKLAEKEAEYADKFANPYRAARRGFIDEVILPEDTRRKLLKAFAMLANKEVQVPKKKHGNIPL
- a CDS encoding type II toxin-antitoxin system ParD family antitoxin, producing the protein MDTIRKSITFTNQQDNWIKLRVKNGDFTNDSEYIRDLVRKDQQQNMKLLELKNAIDEGLQSGKSPLKISEIIAKVDNGKL
- a CDS encoding type II toxin-antitoxin system RelE/ParE family toxin — its product is MASYSLSTRAQYDLVGIYKYGIKYFGQNQATTYLHELEKFLLELSNRQELAKDATFISNALKYYNFKAHVVFFQFDDNNEIYVVRVLGKRMNFIEHL
- a CDS encoding multidrug effflux MFS transporter; protein product: MQKENQKPNFEFIALMAALMSIVALSIDALLPAIPNIGEAIKSTDATDNQMLITMIFLGLGVGQLFFGPLSDCYGRKPVVYLGMLVFGIASVICIVAPSLEWMVFGRILQGIGLSTARTIAIAIIRDTYKGDYMARVMSFVTAFFILVPIVAPAIGKVILDAFNWQAIFYMQLGCTFLVGVWFWKRQPETLRPEYKIPITTHMFTDGLKEFLRYRETVAFTFVSGLVTGAFLVYLSASQHIFEDLYNLKDTFPYIFAGLSVSIGLSTFSNGKLVLRFGMRKLSFMALIAFCGNATLFVLLFWGSPNPSVFILVIFLFLQFFCLGFMWGNFRSIAMEPIGHIAGIGAAINGFVSTVISVPIASFIGNFVEDRVLPLFIGLALCGFASLAIFMMIKKTKRLVTSKS
- a CDS encoding anhydro-N-acetylmuramic acid kinase, which codes for MKVYKVLGLMSGTSLDGLDLAYCHLWKDDSHWNFAIKDTTEIGYTEKMRDYLKNAIYLSEEEHAQLHKDYGTWLGDQASRFIEAQQLEVDFISSHGHTSHHRPEDGITFQLGDGQYLANACGKQVVCDFRTKDVSLKGQGAPLVPIGDRLLFHEYDFCLNLGGISNISFEKDGKRIAYDIGLANMPLNYITENMGFAYDEGGQLAKSGALDKVLLKKLDQLEYYQLPYPKSTGYEFFTEQVVPLISASKASDIDLLHTFIHHNCEQIANEVHKYATKEHHKLFVAGGGAFNLFFMETLREKLGTTVEVIVPNKQLIAFKEALVFALMGVLRLEEKTNVLSSVTGASQDSSSGSIFYPE